Genomic DNA from Peribacillus sp. FSL H8-0477:
GACGACACTAACTGTCTCATAACCGTTACTGATTTCCTTTATTAACGGCAGGGTCTTTTTCTCAATAATATCCATAAACAGAATGACTGCAAGCGGCACAAAAATAAAAAAAGCGGCAAGAATCTTTATTAATGGGAAGCCAGACTTCTTTTTACGTATTTTCTTTTTCTTGTTCTTTCGACGTTTAACTTCGCTTCTACTCGGCAGACTGCCTGGAGAAGGGGGATCCGCCTCTACTTTAACTCGTTGATGTCTTTTTTTTCTTGGCATAGGTACATCCCTCTCTCTAAACTATTGTTTCTCTTTGGCTTTCACTAAAAAACCAAGGATGCAATCAATCACAAAATGCATCACAATCGTCGCAGTAAGACTCCCTGTCATTTCAAATATGAAGCCAATAAAAAAGCTGACCATCACAATACTGATAAATAAAAAACCATTAAATAAATAACGATAATGAACCAAAGCAAAAATCAAGCTCGCCCATATCAGCCCGAAGTTAACCTGAAGAACCCCGCGAAAAAGAATCTCCTCACTAACAGCAACGACCAACGCGACCACTACGATCATTGGATAAGAGAGACTTTTAAAGATACGTTCATTCACTCCACCGTCATCCTGCCAAGAATCCGGTACTCTTTTCATCATATAAAGGTCAATCAAAACTACAGCTATTCCAGCTGCCAATCCAATCAACAGTTGACTAGATCGAACATGAAAAAGAGATAAAAAAGAAGCTGGCTGGTTATGTAGAAACAAACCTAATACACATGCAACAATAAGTATGATTATCTGTGTGACAAGAAGATTCAAAAGCAATTCTCGATTAGAAAGCTGTTTAATTAATGCTGCTTGCTTATTTTTCATACCGTTCAGTATCCTTTACTAACATAGCGGTCAATTCTTGTTTCCATTCAAATGGAAGGACCTGATTGGGTGGGGTTTCTTTCAAGTTCTCCATCAATTCTTTCACATGAACCCCACACCGATCACAGCATATGGAATTGGGCTTCATTAAATCTTCTTCAAAGTATTGAAGGATAGCCGTACGTCTGCATTGATTGGTTTTCACCCAATTAAAAAGACCAGCAAATCGATTAATGTTATATTGCCTTCTAGTTTTACTGTATCGTTTTAATTGTTCAATCATAACCGACATCTCCACTTGCTCCTGATGCTCCTTTACAAAATGCTGAATAAAATTCCACTGTCCTTCAGATAAAAAATAGCGTTGTCTGAGCACATCAGCAGACTGGTGACTTTCATTTTCTTCGCTCATCTTGGTACATACGCCCTCTATTTGATTATCTTCAGGAATCTGTTGATCTAATAAATGAAGCGGTAACCCTTCATCTCCTTCACAATAAAGCAAAACAGCCATACTTTGTTTCCCGTCTCGACCAGCTCTTCCTACCTCTTGAACATACGATTCCATAGAAACCGGCATATGAAAATGAACGACAGCTCGAACCTCTTCTTTATTCACTCCCATACCAAAAGCACTTGTCGCACAGATTATACGCAGCTGACCAGTAAGGAATTGCTGCTGAATCAATTTTCGCTGTTCCTGTTCCATGCCCCCATGATAAAAGTCAATGCTTTTGACCCCATTTTCTTGCAGATAATGCGTAACGGTTTCCGTTGTTTTTTTACTGGAAAAATAGATAATAGCTGATCCTTTGATTTCTTTGGCCAGCTCTAACAAGCGATTTAATTTATTCTCATAGTTCGAAAAGTTTTCAACGATATACGCAATATTGCTTCTATCGACAGATGAGACAACCTCTTTAGCTTCTGTAAGGTTGAGTTTAGCCTTGATGTCCATACGCACCGCTTCTGTAGCTGTTGCTGTCAATGCCACAGTAAGCGGGTTATTTAACCTCTCTCTTACGCTGCCCAAATGTAAATAGTCCGGTCGGAAATCATACCCCCACTGTGAAATACAATGGGCCTCATCAATGACAAACAACCCTATATCGAGCTTTTTCACCTCTGTAATCACTTGATCGAGCATCAGCATTTCAGGTGAAAGGAAAATAAACCGATAGCGACTCAGTTGACTTAGGGCAGCCTGTTTTTGCCTTGGTGTTAAGAATGAATTTAGGGCTAGTACACTTTTTTCACCACGCACCTTAAGCTGCTCCGCTTGATCTTCCATTAAGGAGAGCAACGGGGAAATAATGATGACGTGTTTATTTAATATATAGGCTGGTAGTTGATAACATAAAGATTTCCCCGTACCGGTCGGCAGCATCCCTAAGGTATGGTTACCCTCAAGCAATGAAGTAATGACTTCTTTTTGTCCTGGACGGAAAGTAGAAAAGCCAAAGTGCCGATAAAGAGTTTCCTCCAAATTCATATGATCCCCCCCGATTTAGCCAGCACCAGTCGAATTTGGAAGAAGCTGATATCATCATCTTCTAGTGCACGTTTTATAGGTGTCAGCTGTCTAGTACTGCAAGATTTAACAGCTTCGGCAATTCTTTGTTGAGTCTCCGCCGAAACATATGAATCAATAGGAAATGACGAATCTGTAAGGACAATTTCGACAATATGATCTTCTATTGTGTTTACCTTCAGTCGTCGGAATCCGGCGATTTCTTCAAGTTCCATTCCCTTTAAAACATAATCTAATGTGGCCTTGGTAGACTGGGTCAGCTGTCTTTCACTTTCTTTATGTAAATCTTTTACTACACCTCTTAGTATGGGAAAACGGGCAGGTTCTTCCATACACGCTTTGATTAATCCGTGAAGTGTTCCAAGAAATACGTATCGTATATAGACTTCGTCCAATTTCAACTCTCCAGCTAACTGAGGAAAAGTACTTCCGATTCTTCGATTACCCGTTAACCTCCATACAAAAACGTTTTGTTCAAGCGGCTCTCGAGTTTCTAGATATCCGGTTAATTCTGAGAGTAAACATGCCGCAAGTTCACTGCGATTTTTTTGATTCACGGCTAAAAAATGCTTTACCCACCCTTGAATTTGTAAATTCCGCTGGATGGGATAAAAGCGATTTTCACTGTGAACAATATGAGAGAGTGTTTGAATTAAGAGGCTTAATCGTTCCCAAAAGGGTACTGTACTATCTCGAAACTTTATTCCATTCAAATCTTCTGGTAACGGGAAATGTGTAAATGATTCTAATAAATGTCCGTTTCCCGAATCAGTGATTTGGTAACGGTCCTCTCGAGGTAGGTTTTTTATAAATTTATCTCGAGCAAAGCGAGTAATCGTTTGCTCGAGATCTTTTCTTAAAATACTCGGAAGCGTTCCAAATAAAGGGCTTAACCCAAACAAATGTGCATCCTGAATTGTTTGTGACGATTTTTTTCCCTTAAGCATATGATAAATAGCATAAATTGAACGTTCGCCATCAAAAACCTTTACTCCATATAAAACAATAATTTCGAAATACGTCAGCATTCTTATCCCCCGCCGGCAAAATGATTTGAACCTACTGTTCTATTGTAACAAAATGCCTTTCATTCATGGTATTATAAACATAAGCGTACTAAAAATATAGTGTCGCCTATGACTGACAATTCAAAAAAATAGATTCTGCGTAACAATTTCTATTGACTTTTCTTATTTGATAAAGATTCTCAGGTATATTTATATTGAAAAGTTACTATATCAGTTTTACAATAGATAAGAGTATATGGTTTTCGTGGCAAAGGAAGCCAGAGATAAAACATATCGGGAGGTCTTTATTCATGGCAAAATATACAATCGTTGACAAAGAAACGTGCATTGCCTGCGGTGCATGCGGAGCTTCTGCGCCTGACATTTATGATTATGATGATGAAGGTATAGCTTTTGTAACACTGGATGATAATGAAGGTATTGTTGAAATTCCAGACGTTCTCATAGATGACATGATGGATGCATTTGAAGGTTGTCCAACAGATTCCATTAAAGTAGCAGATGAAGCATTTGATGGAGATGCACTTAAATTTGAATAGTCATTAAAAATCCATCTTCC
This window encodes:
- a CDS encoding ferredoxin, whose translation is MAKYTIVDKETCIACGACGASAPDIYDYDDEGIAFVTLDDNEGIVEIPDVLIDDMMDAFEGCPTDSIKVADEAFDGDALKFE
- a CDS encoding RecQ family ATP-dependent DNA helicase; the encoded protein is MNLEETLYRHFGFSTFRPGQKEVITSLLEGNHTLGMLPTGTGKSLCYQLPAYILNKHVIIISPLLSLMEDQAEQLKVRGEKSVLALNSFLTPRQKQAALSQLSRYRFIFLSPEMLMLDQVITEVKKLDIGLFVIDEAHCISQWGYDFRPDYLHLGSVRERLNNPLTVALTATATEAVRMDIKAKLNLTEAKEVVSSVDRSNIAYIVENFSNYENKLNRLLELAKEIKGSAIIYFSSKKTTETVTHYLQENGVKSIDFYHGGMEQEQRKLIQQQFLTGQLRIICATSAFGMGVNKEEVRAVVHFHMPVSMESYVQEVGRAGRDGKQSMAVLLYCEGDEGLPLHLLDQQIPEDNQIEGVCTKMSEENESHQSADVLRQRYFLSEGQWNFIQHFVKEHQEQVEMSVMIEQLKRYSKTRRQYNINRFAGLFNWVKTNQCRRTAILQYFEEDLMKPNSICCDRCGVHVKELMENLKETPPNQVLPFEWKQELTAMLVKDTERYEK
- a CDS encoding helix-turn-helix domain-containing protein → MLTYFEIIVLYGVKVFDGERSIYAIYHMLKGKKSSQTIQDAHLFGLSPLFGTLPSILRKDLEQTITRFARDKFIKNLPREDRYQITDSGNGHLLESFTHFPLPEDLNGIKFRDSTVPFWERLSLLIQTLSHIVHSENRFYPIQRNLQIQGWVKHFLAVNQKNRSELAACLLSELTGYLETREPLEQNVFVWRLTGNRRIGSTFPQLAGELKLDEVYIRYVFLGTLHGLIKACMEEPARFPILRGVVKDLHKESERQLTQSTKATLDYVLKGMELEEIAGFRRLKVNTIEDHIVEIVLTDSSFPIDSYVSAETQQRIAEAVKSCSTRQLTPIKRALEDDDISFFQIRLVLAKSGGII
- a CDS encoding CPBP family intramembrane glutamic endopeptidase: MKNKQAALIKQLSNRELLLNLLVTQIIILIVACVLGLFLHNQPASFLSLFHVRSSQLLIGLAAGIAVVLIDLYMMKRVPDSWQDDGGVNERIFKSLSYPMIVVVALVVAVSEEILFRGVLQVNFGLIWASLIFALVHYRYLFNGFLFISIVMVSFFIGFIFEMTGSLTATIVMHFVIDCILGFLVKAKEKQ